CCGAGTGTCGGGCGTTCGAGTCGCTCCTCCCGTGCTTCAGAAAATTCGACCTATGAGAATTAAAGAATATTTTAAAGAGTCTTATAACGAACTCAAAAATAAGGTTTCTTGGCCTTCGTGGAGTACGTTGCAAAGCAGCGCAATAGTTGTTATGATTGCTTCCCTACTATTCGCTATTGTAGTCTTTGCAATGGACATCACCTTCAGGAATCTTATGGAGTTACTTTACAGCATGCTGTAATAAATTAATAGGAAGAAAGCGATGAGCGAGACCGACAAAAAATGGTATGTCCTAAGAGCAATTGGGGGCAAGGAAAAGAAGGCGAAAGAGTACATCGAAAATGAGGTGCGAAATCGAGATCTTCAAGACTTTGTTTCACAAGTTCTTATCCCTACTGAAAAAGTTTACCAGATTAGAAATGGTAAAAAAATCAGCAAGGAGAGGATACACTATCCCGGTTACATTCTTATTGAGGCAGCATTAGTAGGGGAAATTCCACACATTTTAACTAATATTACTAATGTCATCGGCTTTTTAGGAGACCCTAAGAACCAAAATGCTCCGATCCCTCTCAGGACTGCTGAGGTGAACAGGATTCTCGGCCGAGTAGACGAGCTTACCGAAGGCGATGAAGAACTTTCTATTCCTTATGTGGTTGGCGAATCAGTTAAAGTAACTGATGGACCATTCAACGGATTCAATGGAACGATTGAAGAAGTAAATGAGGAGAAGAAAAAGCTCACAGTAATGGTTAAAATTTTTGGCAGAAAGACTCCACTGGAGTTGAGCTTTATGCAAGTTGAAAAAGAGTAGTTAAATTAAGTAGAAACTGCTATGGCTAAAGAAGTCGCTGGACTTATTAAGTTGCAGATTAAAGGTGGCGCAGCAAACCCATCACCACCCGTTGGACCTGCTTTAGGTTCTAAAGGGGTGAATATTATGGAGTTTTGCAAGCAGTTCAATGCCAGGACACAAGACAAGGCCGGTAAGGTTCTTCCTGTCATTATTACTGTTTATAGCGATAAGTCTTTCGATTTTATCGTAAAGCAACCACCTGTAGCTGTTCAACTTAAGGAGGCAGCCAAAATCCAATCAGGTTCTGCTGAACCAAACCGTAAGAAAGTTGCCACCATTACTTGGGAGCAAGTTAAGCTAATTGCGCAAGACAAGATGCCTGACATGAATTGCTTTACCTTGGAATCGGCAATGAAAATGGTAGCTGGTACAGCTAGAAGCATGGGTATTACCGTACAAGGTGAATTCCCACAATTGTAATAATAAATACTGCGTGCAGAAATGAGTAAACTTACCAAAAATAGGAAGCTAGCTTTATCGAAGATTGAGCCAGGCAAGGTTTACAAGTTATCAGAAGCAGCCGAAGTGTTGAAGAGCATTTCTTTCACCAAGTTCGATGCTTCAGTAGATATCGACGTACGCCTTGGCGTTGACCCTCGTAAGGCAAACCAGATGGTTAGAGGCGTTGTGACTCTACCTCATGGTACAGGTAAGCAGACCCGCGTATTAGTACTCTGCACCCCCGATAAGGAGCAAGAAGCCACTGAGGCTGGCGCCGATTATGTTGGTCTTGACGAGTACATCGACAAGATCAAGGGGGGATGGACCGATGTTGACGTGATCATCACAATGCCTAGCGTAATGGCTAAGGTGGGTGCTCTTGGTCGTATCCTTGGTCCTCGTGGTCTGATGCCCAACCCTAAGACCGGAACTGTTACCATGGAAGTGGGTAAGGCAGTTAAGGAAGTGAAGAGCGGTAAGATCGATTTCAAGGTAGACAAGTTTGGTATTGTTCATACCTCTGTTGGAAAGTTGTCATTTGAGCCTAATATGCTTGCTGACAATGCCCATGAGTTCTTGAACACGGTTATCAAGCTTAAGCCTTCTGCTGCGAAAGGTACCTACATTAAGAGTATCTACCTTTCTTCTACAATGAGCCCCGGCTTACAAATTGATCCTAGATCAATTAACGAGTAATTTTTTAACCTTGTTACTATGAGAAGGGAAGAGAAAAACGTTATCATCAACAGTTTAGCCGATCAGCTCAAGGAGTTTCCTCACTTTTACCTGGCAGACATTTCAGGGTTAAATGCAGAGGATACTGCAGCGATTAGAAGACAATGCTTTGAGAAAGAGATTAAGCTTATCGTAGTTAAGAATACCTTGCTACGTAAGGCGCTCGAACAAATCGAATTCCAAGGCACCGAGCTTTTCGACGTGCTAAAAGGTTCGACCTCGATTATGCTAACCGCACAGAACAACGTTCCTGCTAAGCTTATTAAGGAGTTTAGCAAGAAGAACAAGCTTAAAAAGCCCGTTCTTAAAGGTGCATTCGTGGAAGATACCACATATATCGGTGAAGCAACACTGGAAGAACTTGTAAACATCAAGTCTAAGGAAGAGCTTATCGGCGATATCATTGGCCTATTGCAATCTCCAGCGAAGAATGTTATTTCTGCGCTGCAATCGGGCGGAAATATTTTATCGGGTGTTGTTAAGACCCTATCAGAGAGAGAAGAATAAGAAGTTTAGTCAAAATTTTTTTAAAAACGAAGTAAAATGGCAGATCTTAAGAAATTTGCAGAAGAATTGGTTAATTTGTCTGTAAAGGAAGTTAACGAATTAGCTAAGATTCTCAAGGAAGAGTATGGCATTGAGCCTGCTGCTGCTGCGGTTGCTGTTGCTGCTCCTGCTGCTGGTGGCGAAGCTGGTGCTGCTGCTGAAAAAACTCAATTCGACGTTATCTTGAAGTCAGCAGGTGGTGCTAAACTTCAGGTAGTAAAGGTTGTTAAGGAAATTACCAGCCTAGGTCTAAAGGAAGCTAAGGATCTAGTTGATGGTGCTCCAAAAGCAATCAAGGAAAAGGTTTCTAAGGAAGAAGCAGAATCAATTAAAGCACAACTTGAAGAGGCTGGAGCTGAAGTTGAAGTTAAATAGCATTTGCCTGTTTAACAGGTAATTTGGGTTTAGAATCTAATTTTATTAGATTCTAAGCCTTTTTGTTGTTTTTTCTAACTTTAGTTCAACAAATCTTGAAACGATGTCTCTAAACAAAAACAGCCAGCGAATAAGCTTTTCTTCGACAAAACATCAGGTGGCATATCCTGATTTTATGGAGATTCAGCTACAATCATTCAGGGATTTCTTTCAAATGGAAACCACGCCCGAAAACAGGAAGACTGAAGGGCTATACAAGGTTTTCATGGAAAACTTCCCCATTACCGATACCCGAAATAACTTCGTTTTAGAGTTTATTGACTATTTCATTGACCCACCACGCTACTCGCTGGAAGAGTGTCTTGAAAGAGGCTTAACCTACAGCGTACCGCTAAAGGCTAAGCTAAAGTTATACTGTACAGACCCTGAGCACGAAGATTTTGATACCGTTATTCAGGATGTGTACTTGGGTACCGTTCCTTACATGACCCCTAAGGGTACCTTTGTAATCAATGGTGCCGAGCGTGTAGTTGTTTCGCAGCTGCACCGTTCTCCTGGCGTATTCTTTGGACAAAGCGTTCACGCCAATGGAACAAAACTATATTCAGCCCGTGTAATTCCGTTTAAGGGTTCATGGATTGAATTTGCTACCGACATTAACAGCGTGATGTACGCCTACATCGACCGTAAGAAGAAGTTACCTGTAACAACCCTTCTTCGTGCGATTGGCTACGAAACGGACCGAGATATTCTCGAGATCTTTGATCTTGCTGATGAGATCAAGGTTTCTAAAGTGAACTTGAAAAAATATGTAGGTCGAAGGCTGGCTGCCCGTGTGCTTAAATCGTGGATTGAAGACTTCGTGGATGAAGATACCGGCGAAGTTGTATCGATTGAGCGTAATGAGGTAATTATCGACCGTGACGTTGTTTTAGAGAACGATCATATTGATGAGATCATGGAGTCTGGTGCGAAGTCCATCCTTCTACACAAGGACGAGGGCATTAATGCCGATTTCTCGATTATCAACAATACCCTTCAAAAAGACCCATGTAACTCTGAGAAAGAGGCGGTGGTTTACATCTACAGGCAGCTTAGAAACTCTGAGCCACCAGATGAGGCTACAGCTCGTGATGTTATTGATAAGCTTTTCTTCTCCGACAAGCGTTACGACTTGGGAGAGGTTGGTCGCTACCGTATCAACAAGAAGCTGGATCTTAACATCGACTCGGATATCCGTGTGTTGACTAGAGAAGATATAATCAACATTATTAAATATCTGATTCAGCTAATCAACTCGAAGACTGACGTGGATGATATCGACCACTTGTCGAATCGTCGCGTTAGAACAGTAGGAGAGCAGCTGGCTAATCAGTTTAGTGTTGGTTTGGCTCGTATGGCTCGTACCATTCGTGAGCGTATGAACGTTCGCGATAACGAGGTATTTACGCCAGTCGACCTTATTAACGCTAAAACGCTTTCGAGTGTAATCAACTCGTTCTACGGTACTAACCAGCTATCTCAGTTTATGGATCAAACCAATCCATTGGCAGAGATGACTCACAAGCGTCGTCTTTCGGCGTTAGGACCTGGCGGTCTTTCTCGTGAGCGTGCAGGTTTTGAGGTTCGTGACGTACACTACACTCACTACGGACGTCTTTGTCCGATTGAAACCCCAGAAGGTCCGAATATCGGTCTTATCTCGTCTCTTTGCGTATTTGCAAAGATCAACCACCTTGGATTCATTGAGACTCCATACCATAAGGTAACTGAAGGTAAGGTTGATTTTTCACCAGAAGGTATGGTTTACCTTTCGGCCGAGGAAGAAAGTGGTAAGATCATTGCTCAAGCAAGCATCGAGATGAACGAAGATGGTACATTTGCTACCAATCGTGTAAAATCGCGTATGGAAGGTGACTTCCCTATTGCTGAGCCTGAGCAAATCGAACTTATGGACGTTGCTCCCAACCAGATCGCGTCTATTGCCGCATCTCTTATTCCTTTCCTAGAGCACGATGATGCTAACCGTGCGCTGATGGGATCGAACATGATGCGTCAGGCAGTTCCACTTCTTCAACCAGATGCTCCTATCGTAGGAACTGGCTTAGAAGGTGAAGTTGTTCGCGATAGCCGTACGCAAATTGTTGCAGAGGCTGATGGTGTTATCGAGTTCGTAGATGCGGCAGAGATCCACCTGCGATACGATATGACCGAAGAGCAGCGCTATGTGAACTTTGATCCTGAAATCAAAATTTACAGATTACCAAAATATCTGAAAACCAACCAGAATACGTCGATCAGCTTACGTCCAATCGTAGAAAAAGGTCAGCGTGTGGTTAAGGGGCAAATCCTTACCGATGGTTATTCAACAGAGTTGGGTGATCTTGCTTTAGGAAGAAACCTAAAGGTTGCATTCATGCCTTGGAAGGGGTATAACTTCGAGGATGCGATTGTGATCTCAGAAAGATTGGTTCGTGAGGATATTTTCACCTCTGTACACGTTGACGAGTACATCATGGAGGTGCGCGATACCAAACGTGGTCTTGAAGAGTTAACTTCGGATATTCCAAACGTAAGTGAAGAGGCAACCCGTAA
This genomic window from Alistipes sp. ZOR0009 contains:
- the secE gene encoding preprotein translocase subunit SecE, giving the protein MRIKEYFKESYNELKNKVSWPSWSTLQSSAIVVMIASLLFAIVVFAMDITFRNLMELLYSML
- the nusG gene encoding transcription termination/antitermination protein NusG, whose translation is MSETDKKWYVLRAIGGKEKKAKEYIENEVRNRDLQDFVSQVLIPTEKVYQIRNGKKISKERIHYPGYILIEAALVGEIPHILTNITNVIGFLGDPKNQNAPIPLRTAEVNRILGRVDELTEGDEELSIPYVVGESVKVTDGPFNGFNGTIEEVNEEKKKLTVMVKIFGRKTPLELSFMQVEKE
- the rplK gene encoding 50S ribosomal protein L11, giving the protein MAKEVAGLIKLQIKGGAANPSPPVGPALGSKGVNIMEFCKQFNARTQDKAGKVLPVIITVYSDKSFDFIVKQPPVAVQLKEAAKIQSGSAEPNRKKVATITWEQVKLIAQDKMPDMNCFTLESAMKMVAGTARSMGITVQGEFPQL
- the rplA gene encoding 50S ribosomal protein L1, whose protein sequence is MSKLTKNRKLALSKIEPGKVYKLSEAAEVLKSISFTKFDASVDIDVRLGVDPRKANQMVRGVVTLPHGTGKQTRVLVLCTPDKEQEATEAGADYVGLDEYIDKIKGGWTDVDVIITMPSVMAKVGALGRILGPRGLMPNPKTGTVTMEVGKAVKEVKSGKIDFKVDKFGIVHTSVGKLSFEPNMLADNAHEFLNTVIKLKPSAAKGTYIKSIYLSSTMSPGLQIDPRSINE
- the rplJ gene encoding 50S ribosomal protein L10, with amino-acid sequence MRREEKNVIINSLADQLKEFPHFYLADISGLNAEDTAAIRRQCFEKEIKLIVVKNTLLRKALEQIEFQGTELFDVLKGSTSIMLTAQNNVPAKLIKEFSKKNKLKKPVLKGAFVEDTTYIGEATLEELVNIKSKEELIGDIIGLLQSPAKNVISALQSGGNILSGVVKTLSEREE
- the rplL gene encoding 50S ribosomal protein L7/L12, translating into MADLKKFAEELVNLSVKEVNELAKILKEEYGIEPAAAAVAVAAPAAGGEAGAAAEKTQFDVILKSAGGAKLQVVKVVKEITSLGLKEAKDLVDGAPKAIKEKVSKEEAESIKAQLEEAGAEVEVK
- the rpoB gene encoding DNA-directed RNA polymerase subunit beta, with amino-acid sequence MSLNKNSQRISFSSTKHQVAYPDFMEIQLQSFRDFFQMETTPENRKTEGLYKVFMENFPITDTRNNFVLEFIDYFIDPPRYSLEECLERGLTYSVPLKAKLKLYCTDPEHEDFDTVIQDVYLGTVPYMTPKGTFVINGAERVVVSQLHRSPGVFFGQSVHANGTKLYSARVIPFKGSWIEFATDINSVMYAYIDRKKKLPVTTLLRAIGYETDRDILEIFDLADEIKVSKVNLKKYVGRRLAARVLKSWIEDFVDEDTGEVVSIERNEVIIDRDVVLENDHIDEIMESGAKSILLHKDEGINADFSIINNTLQKDPCNSEKEAVVYIYRQLRNSEPPDEATARDVIDKLFFSDKRYDLGEVGRYRINKKLDLNIDSDIRVLTREDIINIIKYLIQLINSKTDVDDIDHLSNRRVRTVGEQLANQFSVGLARMARTIRERMNVRDNEVFTPVDLINAKTLSSVINSFYGTNQLSQFMDQTNPLAEMTHKRRLSALGPGGLSRERAGFEVRDVHYTHYGRLCPIETPEGPNIGLISSLCVFAKINHLGFIETPYHKVTEGKVDFSPEGMVYLSAEEESGKIIAQASIEMNEDGTFATNRVKSRMEGDFPIAEPEQIELMDVAPNQIASIAASLIPFLEHDDANRALMGSNMMRQAVPLLQPDAPIVGTGLEGEVVRDSRTQIVAEADGVIEFVDAAEIHLRYDMTEEQRYVNFDPEIKIYRLPKYLKTNQNTSISLRPIVEKGQRVVKGQILTDGYSTELGDLALGRNLKVAFMPWKGYNFEDAIVISERLVREDIFTSVHVDEYIMEVRDTKRGLEELTSDIPNVSEEATRNLDENGMIRIGATVEPGDILIGKITPKGESDPTPEEKLLRAIFGDKAGDVKDASLKASPSLRGVVIDKKLFSRSLKDKKGKVSEKVLLQKVDDEFEKRSNDLKVKLVDKLFNLVNGKTSQGVSDYYGTEIIGKGIKFTQKVLVELDYLNVNPNKWTTDKDKNTTIKNLINNYIIKFKELDAEAKRKKFNISIGDELPTGIVQLAKVYIAKKRKIRVGDKMAGRHGNKGIVAKVVRDEDMPFLEDGTIVDIVLNPLGVPSRMNLGQIYETVLAWAGRELGVKFATPIFDGADLDQIAEYTDKAGIPRNGKTYLHDGGTGERFHQPATVGIIYMLKLGHMVDDKMHARSIGPYSLITQQPLGGKAQFGGQRFGEMEVWALEAFGASNILQEILTIKSDDVMGRAKAYEAIVKGEAMPPAGIPESLNVLLHELRGLGLSVNLD